CACAACAAAATCGGTTGAGAAGATGAAGCCTTCAATGAAGTAGGTAACCGATCTCAGAAATAAGActgtcggcaccacaaaaccagttgaggagatgaagatcacaatgaggtgggtgaccggtctcggaaaTAAGACCGCCGGCACCAAAAATCAGTTAGGAAGATGAAGCCCTCAATAAGGTAGGTCACTGATCTCAAAAATAAGACTGTCGGTATTACAAAAtcggttgaggagatgaagactccaatgaggtgggtgaccggccTTGAAAATAAGATtatcggcaccacaaaatcgattGGAAAGATGAAACCCTCAATAAGGTAGGTGAGCAGTTTCGGAAATAAAACCACCGGCACTACAAAACcaattgaggagatgaagaccccaATTAGATGGGTAACTAGTCTAGAAAATAAGACTGCCGGCACTATAAAATCGACTAGAAAGATGAAGACCACAATGAAATAAGTGACTGGTCTAGGAAATAAGACTgctggcaccacaaaactggttgaggagatgaagaatctaatgaggtgggtgactggtcTCAGAAATAAGACCGTTAACACTATAAAATCAGTTGGAAAGATAAAGCTCTCAATGAATTAAGTGACCAGTCTCAGAAATAAGActgtcggcaccacaaaactgtcggcaccacaaaactggttgaggagatgaagaccctaatgaggtgggtgatcggtctcaaaaataaaacagtcggcaccacaaaactaaTTGGAAAAATGAAGCCCTCAATAagataggtgaccggtctcagaAATAAGACTGtcagcaccacaaaatcgatTGAGAAGATGAAGACCCCAATGAAGTGGGTGACTGGTTTCAAAAATAAGACCGCtgacaccacaaaaccggttaGGAAGATAAAGGCTTCAATGAGATAAATAACTGGTATCAAAAATAAGACTGCTGGCATCATAAAACcgattgaggagatgaagaccccaatgaggtgggtgatcAATTTTCGAAATAAGATTGTCGACACCACAAAACAGGTTAGAAAGATGAAGACTTCAataaggtaggtgaccggtctcagaAATAAGACCGCCGACACTACAAAATCGATTGAGGAGATGAATACCCCAATGAGATAGGTGATCAGTCTCAAAAATAAGAAAGCCAGCACTACAAAATCGGTTAAAGAGATGAAGAccccaatgaggtgggtgaccgattTTAGAAATAAGACTGTCAGTACCACAAAATCGGTTGGAAAAAGGAAACCTCAATGAAGTAGGTGGTTAGTCTCGAAAATAAGGCCGTTGGCATCACAAAACCAATTGAGAAGACAGAGATAATGTTGAAGGCCCACCCTAGCAAGCCTATAGGCCAAGAAAAGCTGAGTTGAGGAAACAAAGAAGCCCAATAAGGTAGATGACCAGTCTCAAAAATTGAATCCAGCACCAAAAGGCCaagttaagaaaaaaaaagttcgaAAGCAGACCAGTGTGCTAAAGAGCTTGGACGATTAAGAGCAAAAGTGCTTGAAAGTGCTTAAAGATAGATAGCTCAAAAGAGCAAAAATGCTCGAAAATCGCTTAAGAGCAAATAGTCTAAAAAGTGCTTAAGGGCAGATAGCCCGAAGAATGCAAAAAGTCAAAAAGCTCGGATGAATAATCAGGACTAAAGAGCTCAGCAAAGAGCGAAAACGCTCGGGAGATACTTGAAGGCAAATGGCCTGGAAAGTGCTTAAGGGCAGAGAGCCTAGAAGATGACAAAGTAAAAGCGCTTGGATAACGAGTGAGGGCTAAAGAGCCCAGAAGGACAAAAACCTAAACTGCTCGGATGAAGACTCAGTCTAAAAGCCCACAAGAAAACATAGAGCAAAAGTGTTCGGACTATGGTCTAGGGCTAGATGAGCCCGGAATGCAACAAAAGCAAGAAGAGCTCGAATAGAAAAATCAAGGATAGGAGCACGAAatatgcaaaaaataaaaatgctcaCAAGCAGACTAAGGGAAAAAAAGCCTGTAAGCGTACTTAGGACTGAGTACCCAGGAGACGTAAAAGAGTGAAAGGCTCAAAGAAAGGAGTTAGGGTTAAGAGCCCAAAAGAGCAAAAGGGTTTAGATAAAGAACACAAAGAATAAGGAACTCGGAATGAATAATCAGGGCTTTGAGCCCCAAAATGCTTAAGGGCTGATAGCCCGAAGGAGCAGAAAAATGCTCGAAAGAAACTTGAGGGAAAATAGCTCGGAAAGCGAATAAGGACGAAAATCGCCCAAAAAGTGCTTGAGGGCAAAAATGTCCGGAAGTTATGAAGAGCTAACCAGAGTCGGGCGAAAAATCAAGGCTAAAGAGCTAAAATACTCGTAAAAATAATCAGGGTTAAAGAGTCCGGAATGATATAGAAAATCAAAGAGTTTTGACGAACGTTTAGGACTAGAGAGCCTAGCAAAGAGCTAAAATGTTCGTAAAACCAATCAACTGAAACGCTTATTAAAAGACCTAGGGCTTAAAGGCCAAAATACACCTCAGAGTAAAATGCTCAGAAGAAGACCCAAAAGGACATATCATTAAGGTCAGGTCGGAAAGACAATGTTAGAAGGGCAGAGCAACCAAGTCAGACCTTCCAAAAGAAAAAACTACCAAGGTTAGACTTTCCATGAAAAAGACCACCAAAATCAGATCTCCCGAAGGGATGATTATCAAGATATAAAATTTACTCTCTCGGTTTGGTCTATGTTAAGTTGACCAATTTCATCAATCGCACTTCCCTTCGAAATTCATAAGTGTCAACCAAATGAACAGATGATGTCAAATTAGCAGGACGGGTTCTCTTCTTCGACGATCATAAATAACTGTCAGAGAAGCGAAATGATAAACTGATAATGTATCATGACACGTGTATACGTGAATCGAAAATCTTTCTATCTGATAGGATCAGGCAGTTAAAAGTCTGACCTATTGAGTATAATGAATCAGACGAGCAACACTCCTGATATTACCCAAGCTCGAAACAGACAGATCAACCTCCTCAAAGACCGGAGAGGATGGACAGACCGACTTTTTCAAAAGCCCGTACTATAACAAGACTTTGAATGCCGACGTGGCTGACCTCAGTAACCGGAAGGAACTCATTTCTATGTTGGTCAGATGAGTTCGACACGACCTGATGAAGTCAGGGTAAAGATGCCGACCTCCTATGAGCTGATCGCCTTCTTGGTTCAACACAGGGATCATAAACGCGCATGTGGAGGGTATGAACCGGCCAGCTTCGCATTTAGTGTCCTATAGTACATCATTAATGTACTGCCTGACACACCTGCACAAAAGCATCCTTGCTCTATCAGAAAGGGACATGGCACTAGGGGCATCAATTTTATTCAAAAGTATTTATGTACCGAACTAACCTGAAAAAAGAATATCTCCTCCTATGAAAATGGACCTATCTCTATCTCTCACAGTCACACAGGGAGAATCCAAAACCAccattctcttctcttctcttctttgtTTTACTTCCTTTAACTCCATGAAGTTTTCAGATCTGATTTGAGCGTCGAAAGGTCTCCATCGAAAACTTCCTTAGTGGTCCTCTGGCCGTCTTCTTCATCTTATAGGTCCTATTCCTTAAAGACAAGCATAGAGGAATCTAACGGATCGATCGCAGAATGATGATCAACTTAGCGAATCAGACCTCTGCTTAGGTATCCTCATTTAAACACCTCACCGGATCTCACTATTTATCACACATTAATTTATCTACCtaattaatcattattaatatatttttataattagtatCATTTTagttatcaaaaattaaaattttcatttaattaaagttttcattttattttatttacaatttatttttaattttataataaaaaaattaaattaatattataactatataatgaataattttaatatatcaaataataaatttattcttcATATGAAACAATATGTAATAGAtactaaatatgaaataatatatcaacttgtttatgagtttaattaattatatgtaatagatactaaatatgaaataatatatcAACTTGTTTATGAGTTTAATTAATTGTTTGTTAATGTACTTGTTCTTAAACTTATTTAATAAGTTTGTTCATGAGCTTACTTGACGAACTAGTTCACAAGTTTATTTAATGAGTTTGCTCGCGAACCTATTTAATGAGTCAATTCGCGAGTTTGCTTAGGAATATGAAAATATGCTAGTTCGCAAGTTTTAACGAGTCGAAtgctatttaattcaaattcgaTTCGTTTAAATAATGAGTTTCAAAATTGAATTTGAGCTCGActcatttaaaaaatgaattgatttcgatcgaatttttattgagtcaaatatcAAATAACTCATAAATATTTTGGTGCGTTTAGTATCCTGATCTCAAAGCGCAGGAAGTTAAGATTTCCCTTGACCGTGCTTAACTCGTTTAGCCGCTTAGGGAAGGCGAGTGTGGGTAATTAATCAGTTTCCACGAGATGACTCAGGCCATACACTGCACCTTCAAAGGGTTCAAGTTGGCCCTCAACTGGAACAAAAACAGAAATATGTCCCAActgattaaataaatttataattattttaattccacTTGaaacttgaaaaataaataaagtaaaacCAACATAGCACCTCATTATCCCACAAATGTTCAATTTCAGAGGTGATTTAAAGATTAACAATAGTAATTTCGTAAATTTGTTCACAAGCATAGCGGCATGCATCTGAAAGTGCACATATATATGTTTATGACAGAAGAAAGCAAGCTATAATCAAGAGATTGGTATAAATTAttgaatgataaatataaattgatattgagtttaaaatattagataacttgatgaatattattaagtattaaaataaattattaactaaAATAGTAAACTTAATGTTTAAATCTGGGAAacaatattttttgtattttgcaataatataatattatctatAATTGTATgatgtattattattttaaattaattatagagtttatataaaattagaatTCTTACTCTATTTGTATCTAACTtcttacttaattttttaaaaatagaaaaaaaattatacttattcAAAATATGACTGATCTGAATTTAATGAGTTATTATGACTGCAGAACTCTTTTTTATTCAACTATATTGATCGAACCAGATTACACGATTATCTAATATGATTGATTATAGGCTATCTAAAATAATTATGTGATACGTTGGTCTTACTATGTGGTCTATACTTAgtgatatttcatttattttgatttttaaaaatatttgtatgCAGATAGTTAATTACGAATGATGTTTTTTGATGTAGGTTTGATGtgctaaaaaaataatgatatttatatttttttaaaaaaaattcgtataacaatttaaaaataaacttgTATGACCatgacatttaaaaaattactgcaAAAGTAAATATTCATGCAAGCTTATGATCCAAAAGTACAagaaataaatgtaaaataactTCCAAGAGGAATGATTGAGGTAGCAAAATGGGGATAGTAACAGCGTTGGATTGTATATTACGAAGTTTAAGAGTTGTAAGAAGATAAAAGAAGATAATCCTTTTCTTGAGAGTGATgggataaatatatttatgtcataaaatattattttggaggaatgattatatttttataagttaaaaagtaaataattaatgtCGTGCAATTGACTTGATATTTAATTGATTAAGATCATATCATCCGATTAAGATCATATCATCTTAAGACACATGCTACATTAAGGTTATTGTAAcatgtatatttaaaatttttttatacaaaatgCAAAATGAAATCGAAAGTTAccgaaataaaaataattgactTAATATCAAGTGAAACTCTTTTCGGCCGATAGTTTGTAAAACTTCTTATACAAAATGCAAAATGAGATTGGAGATTATATTATAAGAGGTCTCAATAAAAAATGATTGAGTTAATTTAGGCGATACTCTTTTCGGAAAATGATTGAGTTAATCCTAGGTGATACTCTTTTCAGTCACACATGCTGCTAGTCCGAAATGAAATAATAAACCTTGATTTATGATAATTAATGGAGTTCGAATCAGAGGCTTACACGTGTCCTGATCTAGTCAGATTATTTCAAAACATTTGAATTTGCCTTATAGTCAAAATTACACCATGTACTCTATTCCgacttaattctttttttttttttaaattttttatacaaaatacAAAATGAAATCAAAAATTacctaaataaaaataattgagttAATATCAGGTGAAACTCTTTTCGGTTGGTAGTCTGTAAAACTTCTTATACAAAATGCAAAATGAGATCGGAAGTTATATTATAAGAGgcctcaataaaaaataattgagttAATACCAGGTGATACTCTTTTCGGAAAATGATTGAGTTAATGTTAGGTGATACTCTTTTCGGTCACACATGCTGCTAGTCCAAAACGAAATAATAAACCCTAATTTATGATAATTAATGGAGTCCGAATCAGAGGCTTACACGTCCTGATCTAGCCAGATTGTTTCAGAACATTTGAATTTACCTTATAGTAAAATTTGCCTTATAGTAAAAATTACACCGTGTACTCTATTCCGACTTAATTCTTTTTTTcatcgaaaaaaaaaaacacctagGATAGCTACAGTTTCAGGGTAAAATTTCGAGAATAATTCTCCTGTTGAACATTCCCTTGTACATTTTCTCCAAACCGTAAACACGGTGATATTTTACAATACCCATTTGAAAGTGGTAGCTTATAGTCTGACTTCACTTATTGGGTTGGGAATTGGGATGGTGTTCAATTCATTCCTCAACAGGAAGGAGTCTATTATTACGCCACATTTTGGGACAATCTATTGGCATTATTCATTTACTCATCGTCCGACTCTTCATAAAGAAAATGGACTGGTATGTCACAAATGCTCTTTAAGCAATGCACATGCAGCATCAAGCCATCAACCATGAATGACAAAGTGATAAAACTTAATTACAAAAGTATGTGTGAATAAACTAACAATTAACTTGCAATATAAAATGTAGTGATGTGGTAGTGACCAAAGTACAAAACTGAGAAGTACAACTCTCACCTTGTAGTACAGTTTCACACCCATACTGCTCTTCTAAAGGTTCTCCATGGTTGTCCCAACGGGTGTAAAAGGGATACCCTTAGGTCTAGCGACTCTATATCCCACAAAAACAGAGATGCATAAAGACACTACTGAAAATAGAAGGGCTATGGCACCGCCCACATCTCCTGAGCCGCCTGGTGATAGCATTGAACTGCCAGGAGAGATATCTAAGGGTATCCAATCACAGTTGATAGAAAAATGACCAGATCCATGCCATGGATTCCCATCAACAGGATACCAGAATGCAACAGCCATCTTGCTAGATCCACTAATTGTAAATTGAGCATCCTGCAGAAATTTTGACAAAACAAGTCATTCAAGCTCTATTACTGCTGCAAGGTAATACTTCTAACTATAAAGTTATCGCACAACATATGTCTTGACAATATATGCACTTCAGTTAGAGTAGTAGCCCAGCAAATGACTAACGCAACATGGAGCAAGAAAGTTCAATCATGATTGCAGCAAGGTGTAGCAACCAAATTTTAGAGATCCTCTGAGcatctcataaataaaacatCGTGCAATAATAAATAGGAATCAACATGATCTGCTGGCTTCTGCTGGTTATAGTTCAAGGTTATAACCCACTTTCCTTGAGCAACACAATGAGCAATAGTCGGTGCAAGCAATTCTAAAAGATAATACCACTACATATTTGTCAGATAAAATCGTAATAGAGTTACTAACCTGCTGGAGACGATCCATGGTTCTTAAAGGCCTAgagaattcaaataaataagTGCCTTTTTGACCATCAGAACCATAAGGACTGTCTTCCTCTACAAAACCTgttagttaaatattaaaaggtCAAGTCATTTAGAAGAAAGAtgcaaattttatttaaaaaaaaaaaaaaaaagaaagaaaaagaatgtgAATAAAGGTAGACAATAGTTCACTTGAAAGCacaagtaaaaaatataaaaacagacTGAGCATAAATGATATGATACAGAAACCAAAGTAGAAGTTCAATGTCTCAAAGTCAATATTTGTAAGTAAATccatatgtttgtttgctttatAGAATCAATTTCCAAACACTGCACTTTGGAGTTTGGACACAGAGTTATTGTGCTTTCTATTGGCTCTTTCATGCAGGTCATTCTTCTCAATGGTACAACAAAATTTGTTTACAGTTGCCATTGTGACCAAGCTACAGTAGAAGGGTGGGTTCAATGCTTTAATACCAAATTGTTATAGAACAGAAAGAGAAGAGGCCTAAGAGAAACTAAATTCTCAAACAAACTTTACCTAATTATCAATAGTAATTATGGTAATAAAACTAACAAATACTATAAAACCTATATTTATGTATAGAGTTTGTTTGATCTAATTGGgattaaaaaatctaaatcaattctaaataaaacaataaatccctaaataataaaaatataaaattccaAATTGTTCAATGAATATAATTTCTAAGTTCCCTGAGAAATAGCCAATAAATAGATAGATTAAATGGACAGACAAACAGACAAAtagattgagagagagagagagacagagagagttaCCTGAGTGATCAGTAAAGATAGTGTGCCACCATGCCCCCTTCCAATTATTCTGTGCACTAGAATCA
The sequence above is a segment of the Manihot esculenta cultivar AM560-2 chromosome 5, M.esculenta_v8, whole genome shotgun sequence genome. Coding sequences within it:
- the LOC110616110 gene encoding uncharacterized protein LOC110616110 → MTVKALHDGQDLFFLLQVDGEYAYAKGNNNKCPSVALMFPIGDHATYHNMGGCKEGTNSCTSKTCKGHEVDMMHFSIGNAIPGRLYGGNLIDNRDGNGGDRFGHLVDLYAWNPHCRYIDGIGPSGNDSSAQNNWKGAWWHTIFTDHSGFVEEDSPYGSDGQKGTYLFEFSRPLRTMDRLQQDAQFTISGSSKMAVAFWYPVDGNPWHGSGHFSINCDWIPLDISPGSSMLSPGGSGDVGGAIALLFSVVSLCISVFVGYRVARPKGIPFTPVGTTMENL